In Bacteroidota bacterium, the sequence AGCATATCATTTGTAAAGCTGGCGAACAGTGCGCCTTTTTTGCCAACAATAGAGGCGAATACGGCACCCAATGCTCCAAATGTAACAATGATCATTGTTCCGTAACCGCGATTTTCCTTGCTCATTGTTTCAACCACCAGTGTGATACCTGCTCCTAATTCACCGGCCAGGCCGATCCCCGCTATTAATCGTATGATGGAGTAGGTGCTGAGGTCGCCGGGGGCTACAAAAGCGTTGGCAATATTCGCAAGCGAGTATAGCAGAATGGAGCCGAATAAAACCGATAGCCTTCCTTTTTTATCGCCTAATATTCCCCACAAAATACCGCCCAGCATCATGCCGGTCATTTGCCAGTTAAATAAGAGAATTTCGTTATGCTCCTGCATAGGTCCTCCTAACTGCAAGGCTTCCAGGCTGGCTTTTTTCACTACATTAAACAATACGAGGTCGTATATATCAACAAAATAGCCAAGCGCCGCCACAATAATTAACAATATATGTCCGCGAGTTGGTGATTTTGTAGTATACATAGATTTGCTGAATAAGAAATCAAAAGTAATTGAAAATTGGTGAAAATCCGCTATTTCAGTAAGGAACAGAACTTGTCTTTGCATCTTTTAATGAGTAATTTTATATGGATTAACCTGCAGGAAGAGTGTTTCGGAGGGATTCAATGATAACATCTTTAAAAATGAATAGCATAAGATATCTTTTGAAATACAAAGGCTTAATTTTTCTATTCCTGATCTTTTTTTCCGGTCGTGCTCAAAACAAAGCAGGTATATCTGTGGTTCAAAATATGGGCATATCCCATTCCCTTAATTTGGGATTACCCAATAATATCCGTCATCAGAGTTTAAGTAAAATACCATCAATTGGTCGTTCTCAAAATGCCACTGCGAACTGGGTCGGACATGCCGAAACCCTTCCCGGAAATATAAAGGCATTTGAACAAAACAACGGTCAGTATAAGAATCCGGTTAATGATGATGAAGTGCTTTACGGGTGTATATATGATGGGGCGACGATCCTATTTACTGAACGGGGATTTATTTATTCTTTAGAGCAGTCGGAATACAAGGGTGAGCTTCAGAAAGATGAATGGGAAAAAATGTACCAGCCCCAAAAGGAAGAGGAGTGGGAGGAAAATACAAGTATCACTTATCATAACATTTTTATTGATTGGAAGAACGCGAATACTCATCCGCGTGTTGAAGCTACGGAGGAAACTCCATTCTATTTCTCCGGTGGAGATTTTGGCCGCATCAAAGGATATCGCAAACTTCTGTATCACGATGTTTACCCGGGCATAGATGTTGAATTTAAATTTCACGAGGAGAAAGGAAACGAAAGAAAAGGAATTGAATATTCCATTCATCTAAAAGTGGGAGCCGACCCTTCAGCCTTTATTATGCACTACTCAGGGGTTGATGGACTGGAGCTTGACAACTCAGGAGCACTCCATATCACAACCCCGATGGGAGATATTCTCGATCATGCTCCTGTAAGTTTTCAGGGTGAAAAGAAAATCATTTCTTCATTTCAGAAACTGAACGACAATGAAGTTTCATTCGCACTCGCAGAATTTGATCGTCAATCACCTTTGGTGATTGATCCCTGGCTTGTATCGCCCACCACTGGCAGCTTTGCGCCTGTAGATCTTGGTGTTGATGCGGCTAACAATGTTTATATATTGGGAGCTTATGCTTCCGCGGGCTGGAACCTTCGTCAGTTTATTCAAAAGTATACAAGCGCAGGAGTGTTGGTCTGGACCTATCAGTTAACCGAGTATCAGGGAGGAAACAGTGATTATTCTGTTTCAGATCTGGTTGTCAGTCCCGCTGGCGATAGTTATGTGGCTACTCATTACCAGGCTTCGGCCGCATTTGGGGTGTGCGGCGGAAATCAGTATGGGATGGTGAGTGTAAATACCGGCGGAGTCAGAAATTATTTTTATTGCGGAGCAGGAACCAATAACGATATTTTTGAGACCTGGAACCTCGCGTACTCTTGTAATTACTCTACACTTATACAGGGTGGATGTGCCGCTAATCCTGGTAATACCGCCCAGGCTGCTGTTATGAATCCTGCGAATGGAACGCTCGGAGCTGTTACAAGAGATAATACGATCGGTGAGATCTACGCGGGTACTGTGGCGCCAAATGGATATTATTATGCGCTTGCGGCCGACAGTAACGTTACTATTACTACCTATACACCAACATCCGGTCCTCACAACAGGTTGTTGTGTTTCCAGATCACCGGTTCCTCTGTTTCATTGTTATGGTCTCTCAACACAAATTATTCGTATGTTGATTTTAGTGAACACATGCCTAATTCTCTTGGTACAAATGGTATAGCGGCCGGCTGCAGTTACCTCTATACCACTGATGGTGTTTCATTGGATCAACGAAACCTTAGTAACGGGGCTCTTATAAAAAGAGTTACCATTCCCGGAGGAGTTAACACAGGTCCGAATATTAATTCAGGTATTGC encodes:
- a CDS encoding MFS transporter — its product is MYTTKSPTRGHILLIIVAALGYFVDIYDLVLFNVVKKASLEALQLGGPMQEHNEILLFNWQMTGMMLGGILWGILGDKKGRLSVLFGSILLYSLANIANAFVAPGDLSTYSIIRLIAGIGLAGELGAGITLVVETMSKENRGYGTMIIVTFGALGAVFASIVGKKGALFASFTNDML